Proteins encoded within one genomic window of Ignavibacteriota bacterium:
- the miaA gene encoding tRNA (adenosine(37)-N6)-dimethylallyltransferase MiaA, whose protein sequence is MPPQTIGGRNAVVVVVGATAAGKTAVSLPLAQMLDAEIISADSRQVYRYMDIGTAKPTAEERAAVPHHFVDIRDPDEDYNAGLFGDEARAEVARIDARGKGVLVVGGSGLYVQSLIDGFFDGPPADPEFRDRAEERLAREGLAVMLEELGRVDPAMRERIDVTKPRRVIRALEVYHATGRPISALQEERKVAVPFAPVVFGLAVERAELYRRIEERCDRMLGEGLEEEAAALEARGYPATLNALNTVGYAEVYAWRRGEIPREEMVRLFKQNSRRYAKRQGTWFRRDARVVWVEAGGGRSAGSIAEEIAGHLRRGSRS, encoded by the coding sequence ATGCCTCCTCAGACCATCGGCGGGAGGAATGCGGTGGTGGTAGTGGTCGGCGCAACAGCGGCCGGGAAGACGGCGGTCTCTCTCCCGCTGGCGCAGATGTTGGATGCTGAGATCATCTCCGCGGATTCGCGGCAGGTGTACAGGTACATGGACATCGGGACGGCGAAGCCCACTGCAGAAGAACGGGCTGCCGTCCCGCATCATTTTGTGGACATCCGTGACCCGGATGAAGACTACAACGCGGGGCTTTTCGGTGACGAGGCGCGCGCTGAGGTGGCCCGCATCGATGCCCGGGGGAAAGGTGTCCTGGTTGTCGGCGGGTCGGGGCTGTATGTGCAGTCGCTCATTGATGGATTCTTCGACGGTCCTCCGGCCGATCCTGAGTTTCGCGATCGCGCGGAGGAGCGTCTTGCCCGCGAGGGGTTGGCCGTCATGCTGGAGGAATTGGGGCGCGTGGATCCGGCGATGCGGGAAAGGATCGATGTCACGAAGCCGCGGCGCGTGATACGTGCGCTGGAAGTATACCATGCGACCGGCCGGCCGATCAGTGCGTTGCAGGAGGAGCGGAAGGTCGCGGTGCCATTCGCGCCGGTGGTCTTCGGGCTTGCCGTTGAGCGTGCGGAGCTGTACCGCCGGATCGAGGAGCGGTGCGACAGGATGCTTGGCGAGGGGCTGGAGGAAGAAGCGGCTGCGTTGGAGGCACGGGGCTATCCTGCGACGCTCAATGCGTTGAACACCGTGGGGTATGCCGAAGTGTATGCGTGGCGCAGGGGGGAGATCCCGCGGGAGGAGATGGTGCGGCTCTTCAAACAGAATTCACGCCGCTATGCGAAAAGGCAGGGGACGTGGTTCAGGCGGGACGCGCGTGTTGTGTGGGTTGAAGCGGGCGGGGGGCGGAGTGCCGGGTCGATCGCTGAGGAGATCGCCGGGCACCTCAGGCGGGGAAGTCGATCGTGA
- a CDS encoding protein-L-isoaspartate(D-aspartate) O-methyltransferase: MTIRRHEEDCEEMLALIVSRGVTDPRVLAAMRAVPRHAFVPEAFRSRAYDDTALPIGDGQTISQPYTVAFMTQALGLKEGDTVLEIGTGSGYQAAVLAALGVRVFSIERNHGLLIRARKVLDQHRVRVATRVGDGTVGWNEHAPYNGIIVTAAAPDIPEPLLKQLADGGRLVIPVGEMEMQSIVICTRRGEEYARREERGFKFVPLIGKIGWSGKTI; this comes from the coding sequence ATGACGATCCGCAGGCACGAAGAAGACTGTGAAGAAATGCTCGCCCTCATCGTGTCACGGGGGGTCACCGATCCGCGTGTGCTCGCCGCGATGCGTGCCGTCCCGCGCCACGCGTTCGTTCCGGAAGCCTTCAGAAGCAGGGCCTATGACGACACCGCGCTGCCGATCGGCGATGGTCAGACGATCTCGCAGCCGTACACCGTGGCATTCATGACGCAGGCGCTCGGGCTGAAGGAAGGGGACACCGTGCTGGAGATCGGGACGGGTTCAGGATATCAGGCGGCGGTCCTTGCAGCGTTGGGCGTGCGGGTGTTCAGTATCGAGCGGAACCATGGCCTCCTGATCCGTGCGCGCAAAGTGCTCGATCAACACCGGGTCCGCGTTGCCACGCGGGTCGGCGATGGCACGGTCGGGTGGAATGAACACGCACCGTACAATGGCATCATCGTTACCGCGGCGGCCCCGGACATTCCGGAGCCGCTCCTGAAGCAGCTTGCGGACGGCGGCCGGCTGGTGATCCCGGTGGGAGAGATGGAGATGCAATCGATCGTCATTTGCACGCGCCGTGGAGAGGAATATGCGCGGCGCGAGGAGCGCGGATTCAAGTTCGTGCCGCTCATCGGGAAGATCGGCTGGTCGGGCAAGACCATTTGA
- a CDS encoding TIGR00159 family protein: protein MELFHIGFLSVTLVDLLDIALVSFIFYRLYLVMQGTIAIQIFAGLVLVLGFSFLAQALDLKAMSSILRTITDIWVVAFIILFQPELRRLLVLVGRSPVIRLFLKMDVDESIDEVVGAVSELSRKKFGALIVFVRATGIRMHVETGTKLEALVSRTLLLSVFHPRSPLHDGAVIIKDRLIEAARCTLPLSNLTTWEGILLGTRHRAGLGISEQADVIVVIVSEETGIISIAENGTLYREIPVGGLRKELKARLSVEGERSLASVWRTVRTSGWS from the coding sequence ATGGAGCTGTTCCACATAGGTTTTCTGAGCGTCACGCTCGTGGATCTCCTCGACATCGCGCTCGTGTCATTCATCTTCTACCGGCTGTACCTGGTGATGCAGGGGACGATCGCGATCCAGATCTTCGCCGGGCTTGTCCTCGTCCTCGGATTCTCGTTCCTTGCCCAGGCGCTCGACCTGAAGGCCATGAGTTCGATCCTCCGCACCATCACGGACATCTGGGTCGTTGCGTTCATCATCCTGTTCCAGCCCGAACTCCGCCGGCTGCTGGTCCTGGTGGGCCGCAGTCCGGTGATCCGCCTCTTCCTGAAGATGGATGTGGATGAGTCCATCGATGAAGTGGTCGGCGCCGTGTCCGAACTGTCGCGCAAGAAATTCGGCGCGCTCATCGTGTTCGTCCGTGCCACCGGCATCCGCATGCATGTGGAGACCGGCACAAAACTTGAAGCGCTCGTGAGCCGGACCCTTCTCCTCTCGGTATTCCATCCGCGTTCGCCCTTGCATGATGGTGCGGTGATCATCAAGGACCGACTGATCGAGGCCGCGCGCTGCACGCTCCCGTTATCGAATCTCACCACCTGGGAGGGCATCCTCCTCGGGACCCGTCACCGTGCAGGGCTGGGCATCTCCGAACAGGCGGACGTCATCGTGGTGATCGTGTCGGAGGAGACCGGTATCATCTCCATCGCCGAGAACGGCACGCTGTACCGGGAGATCCCGGTGGGCGGGCTTCGCAAGGAACTGAAAGCGCGGCTGAGCGTCGAGGGTGAACGCTCGCTCGCCTCCGTGTGGCGCACCGTGCGCACCAGCGGGTGGTCCTGA
- the folP gene encoding dihydropteroate synthase has translation MTGPSSIVLGGRTFPLIKTYVMGIVNVTPDSFSDGGLYAETGEAVAHALRLVDEGADILDIGGESTRPRGQAYGEGSQPVSTLEEIRRVIPVIEALAQQTDVPLSVDTTKSEVAEAALQAGATIVNDISGFTLDPTLPHVIARAGAAAVVMHMRGTPRTMQQDTHYDDLFGEVLGSLRRSVEAGRAAGIDRIMVDPGIGFGKDARGSLTLLGGIDRFHEFGCPVLVGPSRKAFIGTILGTSVGDRVEGTIAACVLAAARGARFFRVHDVRAVRRALSVADAILTSRE, from the coding sequence ATGACCGGCCCATCCTCCATCGTTCTCGGTGGACGTACATTCCCCCTCATCAAGACGTACGTCATGGGGATAGTGAACGTCACTCCCGACTCCTTTTCCGACGGCGGCCTGTACGCAGAGACCGGCGAAGCGGTGGCGCATGCCTTGCGTCTTGTGGATGAGGGCGCGGACATCCTGGATATCGGCGGAGAATCCACCCGGCCACGGGGACAAGCGTACGGAGAGGGATCGCAGCCGGTCTCCACGTTGGAGGAGATCCGCCGGGTGATCCCTGTGATCGAGGCGCTTGCACAGCAGACGGACGTGCCGCTCTCGGTGGATACCACCAAGAGTGAGGTCGCCGAAGCAGCTCTGCAGGCCGGCGCAACGATCGTGAATGACATCAGCGGGTTCACGCTGGATCCCACGCTGCCGCACGTGATCGCACGGGCGGGGGCGGCTGCCGTGGTCATGCACATGCGCGGCACCCCCCGGACCATGCAGCAGGATACCCACTATGATGACCTCTTCGGCGAGGTCCTCGGATCCCTCCGGCGGAGTGTTGAGGCGGGCAGAGCCGCGGGCATCGACCGCATCATGGTCGATCCCGGCATCGGGTTCGGCAAGGATGCGCGCGGGAGCCTCACATTGCTGGGAGGCATCGACCGGTTCCACGAATTCGGTTGTCCCGTCCTTGTCGGCCCATCGCGTAAAGCGTTCATCGGCACCATCCTCGGGACGTCGGTAGGAGACCGCGTGGAGGGGACCATCGCGGCATGTGTTCTCGCTGCGGCCCGCGGAGCACGGTTCTTCCGCGTCCACGACGTGCGTGCGGTGCGCCGGGCGTTGTCCGTGGCCGATGCCATTCTTACTTCACGGGAGTAG
- a CDS encoding twin-arginine translocation signal domain-containing protein: MKRRSFVKHAAATGALALVPGVLRSATEKTTLSSPKETTTMAYEWKFNARPYSDEEAKKLLAPVVDAETTDWHYNTHHKGYVTALNNIEKALEGADRAAANGNYSVIGELKRRTTWNHGGTVLHDIYWDVLGGDGDPGKGPEVKAAIEKEFGSFDAWKADFKAAALSAKLSGWGVLALDVIYSGRLLNVTVDEHHYGAIWGGIPLIPCDVFEHAYYHKDGPKRAAYVDNFIANLHWGRINARYKKFAK, from the coding sequence ATGAAAAGACGATCCTTTGTGAAACACGCCGCGGCCACGGGCGCACTTGCGCTGGTGCCCGGCGTACTCAGATCTGCTACTGAAAAAACAACACTCTCATCACCCAAGGAGACAACGACCATGGCATATGAATGGAAATTCAACGCCCGCCCCTACAGCGACGAAGAAGCGAAGAAGCTGCTGGCGCCGGTGGTTGATGCCGAAACGACCGACTGGCATTACAATACGCACCACAAGGGCTACGTCACGGCGCTGAACAACATCGAGAAGGCCCTCGAAGGCGCCGATCGCGCAGCGGCGAACGGCAACTACAGTGTGATCGGCGAACTCAAGCGCCGCACCACGTGGAACCATGGCGGCACCGTCCTCCACGACATCTACTGGGATGTCCTTGGCGGCGACGGCGACCCGGGCAAGGGGCCGGAAGTGAAGGCGGCGATCGAGAAGGAATTCGGCTCCTTCGATGCATGGAAGGCTGATTTCAAGGCAGCAGCGCTCTCCGCAAAGCTGAGCGGCTGGGGCGTTCTGGCGCTTGACGTGATCTACTCGGGCCGGTTGCTGAACGTGACCGTGGACGAGCATCATTACGGCGCCATCTGGGGAGGCATCCCGCTCATCCCGTGCGATGTGTTCGAGCACGCCTACTATCACAAGGATGGGCCGAAGCGCGCCGCCTACGTCGACAACTTCATCGCGAACCTGCACTGGGGCCGGATCAACGCCCGCTACAAGAAGTTCGCGAAGTGA
- a CDS encoding iron-sulfur cluster assembly accessory protein, with amino-acid sequence MTATVQQPIVNDEITLTPKALVEVRRLMASNNIPEAHGLRVSVKGGGCSGLSYVLGFDEAPKEKDVVMHADGIRVFVDQKSMFYISGTVLDFSDGLNGKGFVFNNPKASRTCGCGSSFGV; translated from the coding sequence ATGACAGCGACAGTGCAGCAACCGATCGTCAATGACGAGATCACCCTCACCCCCAAGGCCCTGGTGGAGGTCCGCCGTCTCATGGCTTCGAACAACATTCCCGAAGCGCACGGGCTGCGCGTGAGCGTGAAGGGTGGCGGGTGTTCCGGACTCTCCTATGTGCTCGGTTTCGACGAGGCGCCGAAGGAGAAGGACGTGGTCATGCACGCTGACGGCATCCGGGTATTCGTGGACCAGAAGAGCATGTTCTACATTTCGGGGACGGTGCTGGACTTCAGCGACGGGTTGAACGGCAAGGGGTTCGTCTTCAATAACCCGAAGGCGTCGCGCACCTGCGGTTGTGGAAGCTCGTTCGGGGTCTAA
- a CDS encoding DUF59 domain-containing protein — protein sequence MSESTTPASDRKVISTIEQNLIQGQAVEATRSCYDPEIPVNIHDLGLIYDVAVNEYGEVTVLMTLTSPHCPAAQVLPKDVESRVKIIPGVTGVSVKVVWEPTWNPSMMSEAAKLELGF from the coding sequence ATGAGCGAATCCACCACACCCGCCAGCGACCGGAAGGTCATCAGCACCATCGAGCAGAACCTGATCCAGGGGCAGGCGGTGGAGGCGACCCGGTCATGCTACGACCCTGAGATCCCCGTGAATATCCACGACCTCGGGCTCATCTATGATGTGGCGGTGAATGAATACGGAGAGGTGACAGTGCTCATGACCCTGACCTCGCCACACTGCCCGGCGGCCCAGGTCCTCCCGAAGGATGTCGAATCACGCGTGAAGATCATTCCCGGCGTTACCGGTGTCAGCGTGAAGGTCGTCTGGGAACCCACATGGAACCCCAGCATGATGAGTGAAGCAGCGAAACTCGAACTCGGATTCTGA
- a CDS encoding SUF system NifU family Fe-S cluster assembly protein: MSVLNELYQQVILDHNKSPRNFHAMEGATRHVEGYNPLCGDHYTVYVKLDGDRILDVSFEGAGCAISKASASVMSAMVKNHTIAEAEELFRDFHRLVKGELAGEEELERLGKLAAFAGVSEFPARVKCASLAWHTLHSALKTNDTAISTE, encoded by the coding sequence ATGTCCGTTCTGAACGAGCTGTACCAGCAGGTGATCCTTGATCACAATAAGTCGCCCCGTAACTTTCACGCCATGGAAGGTGCCACACGACACGTTGAAGGGTATAACCCCCTGTGTGGCGATCACTATACGGTTTATGTTAAGCTGGATGGCGACCGGATACTGGACGTGAGCTTCGAGGGGGCAGGATGTGCGATCTCCAAGGCCTCCGCCTCGGTGATGAGTGCGATGGTAAAAAATCACACCATAGCCGAAGCTGAGGAACTTTTCAGGGACTTCCATCGGTTAGTGAAGGGAGAACTCGCGGGTGAGGAGGAACTGGAGAGGCTGGGAAAGCTCGCCGCCTTTGCAGGTGTCAGCGAGTTTCCCGCCCGCGTCAAATGCGCCAGCCTCGCGTGGCACACCCTGCATTCAGCATTGAAAACCAACGATACGGCGATCAGCACCGAATGA
- a CDS encoding cysteine desulfurase: MTAPDPTTLTEEFHKLLRIAGCRHHFPLLRQSVNGKPLVYFDNAATSQKPQAVIDAMMRYYEAENSNIHRGVHYLSERATQSYEGVRVKVQTFMNAADTKELVFVRGTTEAVNLVAHSFGRAFVREGDEILISGMEHHSNIVPWQMLCDERGAKLKVIPITDAGELQMDAIPALLGAKTKLMAITHVSNALGTVNPVKELVRMAHEKGIPVLVDGAQAVPHVRVDVQDLDCDFYVFSAHKMFGPTGVGILYGKKKWLDQMPPYQGGGDMIRSVTFEKTTYNDLPYKFEAGTPNIGGGIGLGAAIDYLNELNMDAIRQFEHDLLTYATEKILTVPGVRIIGTAKEKAGVLSFVMEGIHPHDIGTILDVEGVAIRTGHHCAQPVMQRFGVPATARASFAFYNTKEEVDAFIKALDKVREVLG, from the coding sequence ATGACAGCACCCGATCCCACGACACTGACGGAAGAGTTCCACAAGCTGCTCCGGATCGCCGGCTGCCGCCACCATTTCCCGCTGCTGCGGCAATCGGTGAACGGCAAGCCGCTGGTGTACTTTGACAATGCCGCGACGAGCCAGAAGCCGCAGGCGGTGATCGATGCGATGATGCGGTACTACGAGGCCGAGAACTCCAACATCCATCGCGGCGTGCATTATCTGAGCGAACGCGCCACGCAGTCGTATGAAGGCGTGCGTGTGAAGGTCCAGACCTTCATGAACGCGGCAGACACGAAAGAGCTGGTCTTCGTGCGCGGAACGACCGAAGCGGTCAACCTGGTCGCCCACAGTTTTGGCCGTGCGTTCGTGCGTGAAGGTGACGAGATCCTGATCTCCGGGATGGAGCATCACTCCAACATCGTCCCGTGGCAGATGCTGTGCGACGAACGGGGCGCGAAGCTGAAGGTCATCCCGATCACGGATGCCGGCGAACTGCAGATGGATGCGATCCCGGCGCTCCTGGGCGCGAAGACGAAACTGATGGCCATCACCCACGTGTCGAATGCACTCGGCACGGTCAATCCGGTGAAAGAGCTCGTGCGGATGGCACACGAGAAGGGGATCCCGGTGCTTGTGGATGGTGCGCAGGCGGTGCCGCACGTGCGCGTGGATGTACAGGATCTGGATTGTGATTTCTACGTGTTCTCGGCGCACAAGATGTTCGGGCCGACCGGAGTGGGCATCCTGTATGGCAAGAAGAAGTGGCTGGACCAGATGCCTCCGTATCAGGGTGGGGGCGACATGATCCGGTCCGTGACGTTCGAGAAGACGACCTACAATGACCTTCCGTACAAGTTCGAGGCAGGTACGCCGAACATCGGCGGAGGGATCGGGCTTGGTGCGGCGATCGATTACCTGAACGAACTGAACATGGATGCGATCCGTCAGTTCGAGCACGACCTGCTGACCTATGCCACGGAGAAGATCCTGACGGTCCCGGGTGTGCGGATCATCGGCACGGCGAAGGAGAAGGCGGGCGTTCTTTCGTTCGTCATGGAAGGGATCCACCCGCATGACATCGGGACGATCCTGGATGTGGAGGGAGTGGCGATACGTACCGGGCACCATTGCGCGCAGCCTGTGATGCAGCGGTTCGGGGTGCCGGCGACCGCGCGTGCGTCGTTTGCATTCTACAATACCAAAGAGGAAGTGGACGCTTTCATCAAAGCGCTGGACAAGGTCCGGGAGGTCCTTGGTTGA
- the sufD gene encoding Fe-S cluster assembly protein SufD — MTTTETSIEKPTSLPWYTEQFAAQERTADGGPATRVHALRKEGIAQFTDAGFPTTRNEEWRFTNLTSLTKVAFARPEGTPTVTDSMLHPWVLPGTTCRLVFVNGSFDAGLSNAVQLPAGIRVESIAAALRKEDPVVLQLLGSLAPVRGNAFAALQTAFLNDGAFIDVPEGLTLEVPVELLFLAVPGAQALAIQPRNIIRVGKNARLSVVETYAGLSAGIYLTNVVSEVFIGEGAVLEHDKLQLEGSEAFHIGSTWFRQGRASTMTSNSIALGGNLVRNTVTAAFAAPGAECTLNGLSLATGDQLIDNHTAIDHAHPNCSSHELYKAVLDGSSRGVFNGKIFVRQDAQKTDARQTNKTLLLSDRATIDTKPQLEIFADDVKCTHGATVGQLEEEQVFYLRARGIGEVEARDMLTYAFAADVVERIHVDALRERLNDLLHQRLRAGRVSTARS; from the coding sequence ATGACCACAACAGAGACATCGATAGAGAAACCGACTTCATTGCCCTGGTATACGGAGCAGTTCGCCGCCCAGGAGCGCACCGCGGATGGCGGACCCGCGACGCGTGTGCATGCCCTCCGGAAAGAAGGCATCGCACAGTTCACGGACGCCGGCTTTCCGACCACGCGCAACGAAGAATGGCGCTTCACGAACCTCACCTCGCTGACGAAGGTCGCCTTCGCCCGGCCGGAGGGCACGCCGACCGTTACGGACTCCATGCTGCATCCGTGGGTGCTGCCGGGGACCACATGCCGGCTTGTGTTCGTGAATGGAAGTTTCGATGCAGGCCTTTCCAATGCGGTTCAGCTCCCCGCGGGCATACGCGTGGAGAGCATCGCGGCTGCGCTCCGGAAGGAAGACCCGGTGGTGCTGCAACTTCTGGGATCCCTTGCGCCCGTGAGGGGGAATGCATTCGCCGCATTGCAGACGGCATTCCTGAATGATGGGGCATTCATCGACGTGCCGGAGGGACTGACGCTGGAAGTGCCGGTCGAGCTCTTGTTTCTCGCCGTGCCGGGCGCGCAGGCGCTTGCCATCCAGCCCAGGAATATCATCCGGGTCGGCAAGAATGCCCGCCTTTCTGTCGTCGAGACCTATGCAGGCCTGTCGGCCGGCATCTATCTTACGAACGTCGTGTCCGAGGTCTTCATCGGCGAAGGAGCCGTGCTGGAACACGACAAGCTGCAACTGGAAGGCAGTGAGGCGTTCCATATCGGCAGTACCTGGTTCCGTCAGGGGCGTGCGAGCACGATGACCTCCAACAGTATTGCGCTTGGCGGGAATCTGGTACGGAACACCGTGACAGCGGCATTTGCGGCCCCGGGGGCAGAATGCACCCTGAACGGACTTTCTCTCGCGACGGGCGACCAGCTCATCGACAACCATACGGCCATCGACCACGCGCATCCGAACTGTTCCAGCCATGAGCTCTACAAGGCGGTGCTGGATGGATCGTCCCGTGGCGTCTTCAACGGCAAGATCTTCGTCCGCCAGGATGCCCAGAAGACCGACGCACGGCAGACCAACAAGACCCTGCTGCTGTCCGACCGTGCAACCATCGACACGAAACCGCAGCTGGAGATCTTTGCTGACGATGTGAAATGTACCCATGGTGCCACCGTCGGGCAGCTGGAGGAAGAGCAGGTGTTCTATCTGCGTGCCCGGGGGATCGGGGAGGTTGAGGCGCGCGACATGCTGACGTACGCGTTCGCGGCCGATGTGGTGGAGCGGATCCATGTGGACGCCCTCCGCGAGCGGCTCAATGATCTCCTTCATCAGCGGCTCCGTGCGGGCCGCGTTTCCACGGCACGGTCATGA
- the sufC gene encoding Fe-S cluster assembly ATPase SufC gives MLSIKDLHAGINGNEILNGISLEVKPGEVHAIMGPNGSGKSTLAGVLAGKESYAVSKGTVTYMGKDLLDMAPEERAREGIFLAFQYPVEIPGVSNSYFLKASLNAVRKHRGLEELDAVEFLQLVKQKMKIVELDQSLLNRPVNEGFSGGEKKRNEIFHMAVLEPRLAILDETDSGLDIDALRIVADGVNKLRSRDRSVIVVTHYQRLLDYIIPDFVHVLMDGQIVKSGTKELALELEERGYDWIKPQAERSGAAV, from the coding sequence ATGCTAAGCATCAAAGACCTTCACGCCGGCATCAACGGCAATGAGATCCTGAACGGCATTTCGCTCGAGGTGAAACCCGGCGAAGTGCATGCGATCATGGGACCGAACGGATCCGGCAAGAGTACTCTGGCAGGCGTGCTTGCCGGCAAGGAATCGTACGCCGTGTCCAAAGGGACGGTGACGTACATGGGCAAAGACCTGCTGGACATGGCCCCGGAGGAACGCGCCCGGGAGGGGATCTTCCTCGCGTTCCAGTATCCCGTGGAGATCCCGGGTGTGTCGAACTCCTACTTCCTCAAGGCGTCGCTCAATGCCGTTCGTAAGCACCGCGGACTCGAGGAGCTGGACGCGGTGGAGTTCCTGCAGCTGGTGAAGCAGAAGATGAAGATCGTGGAGCTCGACCAGTCGCTGTTGAACCGTCCGGTGAACGAAGGGTTCTCCGGCGGCGAGAAGAAGCGGAACGAGATCTTCCACATGGCAGTGCTTGAACCGCGCCTCGCCATCCTGGATGAGACCGATTCAGGATTGGACATCGATGCCCTGCGCATCGTGGCCGACGGCGTGAACAAGCTCCGGTCCAGGGATCGCTCCGTCATCGTCGTGACCCATTACCAGCGGCTTCTGGATTATATCATACCTGATTTCGTGCATGTGCTGATGGATGGACAGATCGTGAAATCGGGTACCAAAGAACTCGCACTCGAGCTGGAAGAGCGCGGGTATGACTGGATCAAGCCGCAGGCGGAACGCAGCGGCGCAGCGGTGTAA
- the sufB gene encoding Fe-S cluster assembly protein SufB has translation MSTEQSTIESLANREYKYGFVTDIESDAAPRGLSEDIVRLISSKKGEPEWLLEWRLKAFRHWLTMKEPTWANVSYPAIDYQDMIYYSAPKQKVAPKSLEEIDPELLKTYEKLGIPLAERARLAGVAVDAVFDSVSVATTFKEKLNELGIIFCSFSEAVREHPDLVKKYLGSVVPANDNFFAALNSAVFSDGSFCFIPKGVRSPMELSTYFRINAADTGQFERTLIVAEAGAHVSYLEGCTAPIRDTNQLHAAVVELVALDNAQIKYSTVQNWYPGDKDGKGGIYNFVTKRGKCQGVNSKISWTQVETGSAITWKYPGVLLIGDNSVGEFYSVAVANNRQQADTGTKMVHIGKNTKSTIVSKGISAGYGQNSYRGLVEVKKGAENARNFSQCDSLLLGDRCGAHTFPYIEVRNTSSRVEHEASTSKIGEDQIFYCKQRGLSAEDAVNMIVNGFCKEVFRELPMEFAVEAQKLLGVSLEGSVG, from the coding sequence ATGAGCACCGAACAATCGACCATCGAATCCCTTGCGAACCGCGAGTACAAGTACGGCTTCGTCACCGATATCGAGTCCGACGCCGCGCCGCGCGGATTGAGCGAGGATATCGTCCGGCTGATCTCCAGCAAGAAGGGTGAACCCGAATGGCTCCTGGAGTGGCGGCTGAAAGCATTCCGGCACTGGTTGACGATGAAAGAGCCGACGTGGGCCAACGTCTCCTATCCCGCGATCGACTACCAGGATATGATCTACTACTCCGCGCCCAAACAGAAGGTCGCACCCAAGAGCCTGGAAGAGATCGATCCGGAACTGCTGAAGACGTATGAGAAACTCGGCATCCCGTTGGCCGAGCGTGCGCGTCTCGCCGGCGTGGCCGTCGATGCGGTCTTCGACAGCGTTTCCGTCGCAACGACCTTCAAAGAGAAGCTCAATGAGCTGGGGATCATCTTCTGCTCGTTCTCGGAGGCCGTGCGCGAGCATCCCGATCTTGTGAAGAAATACCTCGGCTCGGTGGTCCCGGCGAACGACAACTTCTTCGCTGCACTCAACTCGGCGGTCTTCTCCGACGGCTCCTTCTGCTTCATCCCGAAGGGGGTCCGCTCGCCGATGGAGCTGTCGACCTACTTCCGCATCAACGCTGCGGATACGGGCCAGTTCGAACGGACCCTGATCGTGGCGGAGGCCGGCGCACATGTCAGCTATCTCGAGGGATGCACCGCGCCGATTCGCGATACGAACCAGCTGCACGCCGCGGTGGTGGAGCTCGTGGCCCTGGACAACGCGCAGATCAAATACTCCACGGTGCAGAATTGGTATCCGGGCGACAAGGATGGCAAAGGCGGGATCTACAATTTTGTGACGAAGCGCGGGAAGTGTCAGGGGGTGAATTCGAAGATCTCCTGGACGCAGGTCGAGACCGGCTCGGCCATCACCTGGAAGTATCCCGGTGTGCTGCTCATCGGCGACAACTCCGTGGGCGAGTTCTACTCGGTGGCCGTGGCGAATAATCGTCAGCAGGCCGATACCGGGACGAAGATGGTCCATATCGGGAAGAACACGAAGAGCACGATCGTCTCGAAGGGTATCTCGGCGGGGTACGGGCAGAATTCCTACCGCGGGCTTGTGGAGGTGAAGAAGGGCGCGGAGAATGCGCGCAATTTCTCGCAGTGCGATTCCCTTCTTCTGGGCGACAGGTGCGGGGCGCACACGTTCCCGTATATCGAGGTGCGCAACACGTCGTCGCGTGTGGAACACGAGGCATCGACCTCCAAGATCGGGGAAGACCAGATCTTCTATTGCAAGCAGCGCGGGCTGTCCGCCGAGGATGCCGTGAACATGATCGTGAACGGATTCTGCAAGGAGGTCTTCCGCGAACTGCCGATGGAATTCGCGGTGGAAGCGCAGAAGCTGCTGGGGGTGAGTTTGGAAGGAAGCGTCGGCTAA